In Aspergillus nidulans FGSC A4 chromosome II, a single window of DNA contains:
- the kexB gene encoding kexin KEX2 (transcript_id=CADANIAT00005161) translates to MRLQGAAAALGLFCAATASLHPRRSYETRDYFALHLDASTSPSDIAARLGARHEGQVGELDGHHTFSLPRENGADLDALLEDLQIKRKLRRRDGDLGALDKRDKDLAGILWSQKLTPKQRLVKRTPPPEKLARDPSSDGEEKEDVEAAQARSKLVSTLGIEDPIFTKQWHLFNTVQVGHDLNVTGVWLEGITGKGATAAIVDDGLDMYSNDLSPNYFPEGSWDFNDHTAEPRPRLRDDRHGTRCAGEVAAARNDVCGVGVAYDSRIAGIRILSGPIDDTDEASAINYAYQENDIYSCSWGPPDDGATMDAPGILVSRAIVNGVQKGRDGKGSIFVFAAGNGAASGDNCNFDGYTNSIYSITVGAIDREGQHPQYSESCSAQLVVAYSSGISDAISTTDVGTDRCYSVHGGTSAAGPLVVGAISLALSVRPELTWRDAQYIVLETAVPVHEDDGSWQVTKSGRKFSHDWGYGKIDVYSLVQKAKTWELVKPQAWYHSPWLRVQHEVPQGDKGVAASWEVTEQMMKDANLEKLEHVTVTMNVNHTRRGDLSVELRSPEGIVSHLSTPRKNDNAEVGYIDWTFMTVAHWGESGVGTWTVIVKDSTVNDNVGEFIDWRLNLWGMAVDGAKQKLHPLPDEHDDDHSIEDAIVVTTSVQPAPTATEAPVEPSHTVDRPVKVKPTSTGSASETETPTPTPTPASDSFLPSFFPTFGASKHTQVWIYAAISSIIVFCIGLGIYFHVQRRRRLRNDRDDYDFEMIEDEDEAKAMNGSSRRRGGELYNAFAGESEEEPLFSDEDDDEPYRDQTTGAELRTSADDTRRND, encoded by the exons ATGCGTCTCCAGGGtgcagcagcggccttggGCCTCTTCTGTGCAGCGACCgcatctcttcatcctcgccgttcCTACGAGACTCGTGATTATTTCGCCCTCCACCTTGACGCCTCGACGTCCCCGTCGGATATTGCCGCACGATTAGGTGCTCGCCACGAAGGCCAGGTAGGAGAACTTGACGGTCATCATACGTTCTCCTTACCTAGGGAGAACGGCGCCGATCTCGACGcgcttctggaagatctaCAAATCAAGAGAAAGCTGCGACGGCGTGATGGCGATCTCGGCGCTCTCGACAAGAGAGACAAAGACCTTGCCGGCATTCTGTGGTCCCAGAAATTGACTCCGAAGCAACGGCTGGTGAAACGAACGCCTCCGCCTGAGAAGCTCGCCAGAGATCCCAGCAGCgacggagaggagaaggaggacgTGGAAGCCGCGCAAGCCCGGAGTAAGTTGGTTTCGACGCTCGGTATCGAGGATCCCATCTTTACGAAACAGTGGCACTTGTTCAATACCGTACAAGTTGGCCATGACCTGAATGTTACTGGCGTCTGGCTGGAAGGAATCACTGGGAAAGGTGCAACAGCTGCGattgtggatgatggctTGGATATGTACAGCAACGACTTGAGCCCCAACTACTTCCCTGAGGGTTCGTGGGACTTCAACGACCACACCGCGGAGCCTAGGCCACGACTTCGCGATGATCGGCACGGTACCAGATGCGCGGGAGAAGTTGCCGCCGCGAGAAACGATGTCTGTGGCGTGGGTGTTGCCTATGACAGTCGGATTGCTGGAATCCGAATCTTGTCCGGACCTATTGACGACACCGACGAGGCTAGCGCCATCAACTATGCTTATCAGGAAAACGATATTTACTCGTGCTCTTGGGGTCCTCCTGACGACGGCGCTACGATGGATGCTCCCGGTATCCTCGTCAGTCGGGCAATTGTCAATGGTGTCCAGAAGGGTCGTGATGGAAAAGGTTCGATTTTTGTCTTTGCAGCTGGCAATGGGGCAGCTTCTGGTGACAACTGCAACTTTGACGGCTATACCAATAGCATTTACAGCATCACAGTGGGAGCGATTGACCGAGAGGGACAGCATCCCCAATATTCAGAGTCCTGCTCCGCCCAGCTTGTGGTTGCTTACAGTAGTGGAATTTCGGATGCAATCTCCACCACTGATGTTGGTACAGACCGGTGCTACTCCGTCCACGGGGGTACATCTGCCGCTGGCCCGTTGGTTGTAGGCGCCATATCTCTTGCTTTGAGTGTTCGTCCCGAACTCACGTGGCGCGACGCCCAGTACATTGTACTCGAGACTGCAGTTCCAGTCCacgaggatgatggaagCTGGCAAGTCACCAAGTCCGGAAGAAAATTCAGCCACGATTGGGGATATGGCAAAATCGATGTATATAGTCTCGTGCAAAAAGCCAAGACCTGGGAGCTGGTGAAACCGCAAGCGTGGTATCACTCACCGTGGTTGAGAGTACAGCACGAGGTTCCGCAGGGCGACAAAGGTGTCGCTGCGTCCTGGGAAGTGACCGAGCAGATGATGAAAGATGCCAATCTCGAGAAACTCGAGCACGTCACCGTGACCATGAACGTGAATCACACACGCCGTGGTGATTTGAGCGTGGAACTGCGCAGCCCTGAAGGCATAGTCAGCCACCTCAGCACACCAAGAAAGAATGATAACGCAGAGGTCGGATACATTGACTGGACGTTCATGACAGTTGCTCACTG GGGTGAATCTGGCGTTGGCACATGGACCGTTATTGTTAAAGACTCTACTGTCAATGACAACGTCGGAGAATTCATCGATTGGCGACTCAATCTCTGGGGTATGGCCGTTGATGGTGCCAAGCAAAAGTTGCACCCTCTACCGGACGAACATGACGATGATCATAGCATTGAGGATGCTATTGTTGTTACCACTAGCGTTCAGCCAGCACCCACCGCCACCGAAGCTCCAGTTGAACCCTCACATACCGTTGATCGTCCTGTGAAGGTCAAGCCTACTTCGACAGGCTCTGCTTCCGAAACTGAAACCCCTACGCCCACCCCGACCCCGGCCTCGGACAGCTTCcttccctctttcttcccaaCCTTTGGTGCCTCCAAGCACACGCAAGTCTGGATCTACGCTGCGATTAGTTCGatcatcgtcttctgcaTTGGGCTTGGAATTTACTTCCACGTCCAGCGACGTAGACGTCTTCGCAACGACCGTGACGATTACGACTTCGAAATgatcgaggacgaggatgaggcgaAGGCCATGAATGGGTCGTCCCGTCGCCGTGGTGGTGAACTCTACAACGCCTTCGCTGGagaaagcgaagaggaacCCCTATTcagtgatgaggatgatgatgagccgTACCGAGACCAGACGACAGGTGCTGAGCTGAGGACAAGCGCAGATGATACCCGGAGAAACGACTAG
- a CDS encoding uncharacterized protein (transcript_id=CADANIAT00005162) — protein MQDEAARLSRSDTLKSSTGEQHDWAYNRSPLQKLEVALGGISKEEKRARALEAERKLRERMAAASAKAAAAPAPESPRTKPELAAQQPAHESEVPVRRPSRKVQSPQGSRGYERQENITPHQEPDFTRPSTSRVRAPSIHGTETLPLSESHGATNKPAVVRQVKGGNTARRSVSVTHQPEELRMISRESSQARPQSSRAIPQAPTTHQLSKNITTQARPVTNGQQYSNTKMGAAPLVNSRPEPAAQNGRLEDSQAAINPLERIPAPHELGNGAEPIVPGSDENMQRPQTKSKRHTVSFNVPPPTPPPLSEWKTAPTVRLSPSDFELQPSDVDRNKAWWEAGSRDRRQSRALPKDYQKPPVQKPKSHKRFQPLIFLKCGPLLRYAGIKRVTIDGPNGPVYKETWRGTILIVTKDSISSYEPVPTLRLFSQPMDLLPPPPVQINSEGVQLAPEYIDPTAGLVKLGRDGRPLYVKPVDHTEEQLDLSSVENDDGIYEMSPSAIDYGFKQPIPANRVHSLDGETVGIYKEIPGFRLYADPGRDVTFWRFNIEVELGKKQQRIAYRLNQGPAIGFWVPAQGQAMNVMYHSGNGFTPGVDSNKFCGPDPLWRDVLNEHQTRPFHVMIGGGDQIFNDRVTADSLHFQEWLKIKDASERYETPLNPEFKNELENGYLENYSRWFSQGLFSLANSQIPMVNIWNDHEILEGFGSYSDEFMSSTVISGLGNLAFKYYMLFQHHSVPEETEANEPSWILGAEPGPYINQRSRHLFMSLGDGISLLGLDCRTERMSDEIISEQTSDLIWDRCHREIVRGERLLGGLVNRHGAKVEIFDDHWTAKQLKSERKYLIEDLQDLAAEKSVRVTILSGDVHLAAVGQFYSNPDLNTPKDKDYRYMPNIISSGIADAPTTEMISDTLNRRNQVHHMDSNTDEDMIPIFTHDVNNKPRNNKRLLPRRNWCSIRLYEPGTTPPDTPEPESPAPAIEPRPNALQRTLSLTRGDRPQGLLRRLSGKGRPPTKEISLSRPPPERRMSMDGPFPPAGTGDSYFPVPADFRPGPFLRRPTNLSQKSAKKATKRGDDGVGTFVNLEGGLAVTLNLELNPKDPSGITVPYKLLIPALWFEGTEYDPPAAPVTKGWRKWLGVRRNASRKASGDDYEAEEGFSDEEDEHKAPPSKEEHPQSHSMTVGARPAPTPAPAPRHYEEYDDDEDESELFLEPEPKTRPNVKRSTSIKKWFGRS, from the exons ATGCAGGATGAGGCGGCACGCTTGAGTCGGTCAGATACCCTGAAGTCTTCCACCGGTGAACAGCACGATTGGGCGTACAACCGCTCCCCGCTGCAAAAGCTCGAGGTTGCCCTGGGCGGGATCAGTAAAGAGGAGAAACGGGCTCGCGCATTGGAAGCCGAAAGAAAACTGAGAGAACGGATGgctgcagcatctgcgaAGGCTGCAGCCGCTCCGGCTCCAGAGTCTCCAAGAACCAAGCCCGAATTAGCTGCCCAACAACCTGCGCATGAAAGTGAGGTTCCAGTTCGGCGACCTTCACGGAAAGTACAGAGTCCGCAGGGAAGCAGAGGCTATGAAAGGCAGGAGAACATCACTCCGCACCAAGAACCAGACTTTACCAGGCCTTCAACTTCACGAGTGAGGGCGCCCTCGATCCATGGAACTGAAACGCTTCCACTATCGGAGTCTCACGGTGCAACAAACAAGCCTGCAGTCGTGCGGCAGGTAAAAGGAGGCAACACTGCTAGACGCTCAGTTTCAGTCACTCATCAGCCGGAGGAGCTGCGTATGATTTCACGCGAATCAAGTCAAGCACGCCCTCAAAGTAGCCGTGCTATACCTCAGGCCCCAACAACACATCAACTCTCCAAAAATATTACAACCCAAGCTCGACCAGTGACAAATGGCCAACAATACTCTAATACCAAAATGGGTGCTGCCCCTCTTGTTAATTCTAGGCCAGAACCGGCCGCCCAGAATGGGCGCCTTGAGGATTCGCAGGCTGCCATTAATCCCCTCGAGAGAATACCAGCGCCTCATGAGTTAGGGAATGGAGCAGAGCCCATAGTACCTGGAAGCGATGAGAACATGCAGCGCCCACAGACCAAGTCGAAACGCCATACCGTCTCATTCAATGTGCCGCCGCCAACACCCCCTCCGCTCTCGGAATGGAAGACTGCGCCAACCGTGAGACTTAGTCCCTCCGACTTTGAATTACAACCCTCGGACGTGGACAGGAATAAGGCGTGGTGGGAAGCGGGGTCTCGCGACCGCCGGCAAAGCAGAGCACTTCCAAAGGACTACCAGAAGCCTCCAGTGCAGAAACCAAAAT CCCACAAGCGCTTCCAACCGCTAATCTTTTTGAAATGTGGACCTCTGCTTCGATATGCAGGAATAAAACGCGTGACAATAGACGGTCCAAACGGTCCTGTATACAAAGAGACCTGGAGAGGTACTATCTTGATCGTAACGAAAGACTCCATTTCCTCGTACGAGCCTGTACCTACGCTAAGGCTATTTTCTCAGCCGAtggatcttcttccaccgccGCCTGTTCAGATAAACAGCGAGGGAGTTCAGTTAGCACCAGAGTACATCGATCCAACAGCAGGTCTGGTGAAGCTTGGGAGGGATGGTCGCCCTCTCTATGTCAAGCCTGTTGACCATACAGAGGAGCAACTCGACCTCTCCTCAGTCGAGAATGACGACGGAATTTATGAGATGTCTCCAAGTGCTATTGACTATGGGTTCAAGCAGCCGATACCTGCAAACAGGGTTCATTCATTAGACGGAGAAACGGTCGGGATATACAAAGAGATCCCAGGTTTTCGTCTCTATGCCGACCCTGGCAGGGATGTTACGTTCTGGAGATTTAACATCGAGGTTGAACTGGGCAAAAAGCAACAACGTATTGCATATCGTCTGAACCAAGGCCCTGCTATTGGATTTTGGGTTCCAGCCCAGGGCCAGGCAATGAACGTGATGTACCATTCCGGCAATGGTTTCACCCCTGGGGTAGACTCCAACAAATTTTGCGGTCCAGATCCCCTGTGGCGAGACGTCCTTAATGAGCACCAGACTCGTCCATTCCATGTAATGATTGGTGGTGGAGACCAGATATTCAACGACAGAGTCACTGCGGACTCACTCCATTTCCAGGAATGGCTAAAGATTAAAGATGCCAGCGAAAGATACGAAACTCCTCTCAACCCTGAGTTTAAGAACGAACTAGAGAACGGATATCTGGAAAATTACTCAAGGTGGTTTTCTCAGGGTCTATTCTCCCTCGCTAACTCCCAAATACCAATGGTGAACATCTGGAATGACCATGAGATTCTTGAAGGGTTTGGCTCGTACTCAGACGAGTTCATGAGCTCGACTGTGATTTCCGGTCTTGGCAATCTCGCGTTCAAGTACTATATGTTATTCCAGCATCATAGTGTGCCGGAAGAGACCGAGGCCAATGAGCCCAGTTGGATCTTGGGGGCTGAGCCGGGACCATACATCAACCAACGCAGCCGCCATTTGTTCATGTCCCTTGGTGATGGAATATCTCTCTTAGGGCTTGACTGCAGGACTGAGCGAATG TCCGATGAGATTATAAGCGAGCAGACATCAGATCTCATCTGGGATCGATGTCACCGCGAAATTGTCAGGGGCGAAA GGCTGCTCGGCGGACTGGTTAACAGACATGGTGCCAAAGTTGAAATATTCGATGATCATTGGACAGCAAAGCAGCTCAAATCGGAGAGGAAGTACCTTATAGAGGACCTTCAGGatcttgctgctgagaaatCCGTCCGTGTCACTATTCTTAG CGGCGATGTCCATCTAGCTGCAGTCGGGCAGTTCTATTCAAACCCTGATCTCAACACACCCAAGGATAAGGACTACCGATACATGCCCAACATCATTTCGTCAGGGATCGCAGACGCCCCTACGACTGAAATGATATCTGATACGCTCAATCGACGGAACCAGGTGCACCACATGGACAGTAATACCGACGAAGATATGATTCCGATCTTCACGCATGATGTCAATAATAAACCGCGCAATAACAAGCGCCTGCTACCACGACGAAATTGGTGTTCTATTCGCCTATATGAGCCTG GCACTACACCACCCGATACCCCAGAGCCGGAGTCCCCAGCTCCTGCTATCGAGCCACGGCCGAATGCGCTACAAAGAACTTTGTCATTGACTCGCGGAGACAGACCCCAGGGCCTTTTAAGACGACTCTCCGGCAAAGGCCGCCCGCCAACAAAAGAGatcagcctcagccgccCTCCTCCTGAACGGCGAATGAGCATGGACGGGCCGTTCCctccagcaggaacagggGATTCCTACTTCCCGGTACCAGCAGATTTCCGCCCTGGTCCGTTCCTCCGACGACCAACGAACCTGAGCCAAAAATCTGCCAAGAAAGCGACCAAACGAGGAGATGACGGCGTAGGCACATTCGTCAACCTAGAAGGCGGGTTGGCTGTCACGCTCAATCTGGAACTCAACCCTAAAGACCCGTCTGGTATCACGGTACCGTATAAGCTCCTCATTCCCGCACTATGGTTCGAAGGGACAGAGTACGACCCTCCCGCAGCACCAGTTACCAAGGGTTGGCGCAAATGGCTAGGTGTTCGGCGGAACGCCTCGAGGAAAGCTTCCGGGGATGATtacgaagcagaagaagggtttagcgacgaggaggacgaacACAAAGCTCCACCGTCCAAGGAAGAACATCCTCAAAGTCACTCTATGACTGTGGGAGCTAGGCCTGCACCGACACCCGCGCCCGCACCTCGACACTATGAGGAgtacgacgatgatgaggatgagtcGGAATTATTCCTCGAGCCGGAGCCGAAAACCAGGCCCAATGTGAAGCGCAGCACAAGCATAAAGAAGTGGTTTGGGCGTTCATAA
- the trr1 gene encoding thioredoxin-disulfide reductase trxR (transcript_id=CADANIAT00005163) → MVHSKVVIIGSGPAAHTAAIYLSRAELKPVLYEGMLANGTAAGGQLTTTTDVENFPGFPDGIGGSELMDAMRKQSIRFGTEVITETISRVDLSQRPFKLWTEWNDGPDNEPARTADAVIIATGANARRLNLPGEDVYWQNGISACAVCDGAVPIFRNKPLFVIGGGDSAAEEAIFLTKYGSSVTVLVRRDKLRASKAMASRLLANPKVTVRFNTVATEVLGEKKLNGLMTHLRVKNVLTGEEETLEANGLFYAVGHDPATALVKGQVELDEDGYIATKPGTSFTSVEGVFACGDVQDKRYRQAITSAGSGCIAALEAERFIGESESNEEIPPAHANPAL, encoded by the exons ATGGTTCACTCCAAAGTAGTTA TCATCGGCTCCGGCCCCGCCGCTCACACCGCCGCCATCTACCTTTCGCGGGCGGAACTCAAGCCTGTCCTTTACGAGGGTATGCTGGCCAATGGCACCGCAGCCGGTGGCCAGCTTACCACGACCACTGATGTCGAGAACTTTCCCGGTTTTCCGGACGGAATTGGTGGCTCCGAGCTGATGGACGCCATGCGCAAGCAATCCATCCGCTTCGGGACTGAGGTCATCACCGAGACTATCTCCCGTGTCGACCTTTCACAGAGGCCCTTCAAGCTGTGGACTGAGTGGAACGACGGTCCCGACAACGAGCCTGCCCGCACCGCTGATGCTGTCATCATTGCCACTGGTGCCAATGCCCGCCGTCTCAACCTTCCTGGTGAGGATGTATACTGGCAGAACGGTATCAGCGCCTGCGCTGTCTGCGATGGTGCCGTGCCCATCTTCCGCAACAAGcccctcttcgtcatcggcggTGGTGATTCCGCCGCTGAGGAggccatcttcctcaccaAGTACGGTAGCAGCGTTACCGTGCTTGTCCGCCGCGACAAGCTCCGCGCTTccaaggccatggccagcCGCCTCTTGGCTAACCCCAAGGTTACCGTCCGCTTCAACACCGTTGCTACCGAGGTTCTtggtgagaagaagctcaacgGCCTGATGACCCACCTCCGCGTGAAGAATGTCCTTActggcgaggaagagacCCTAGAGGCTAACGGTCTTTTCTACGCCGTCGGCCATGACCCCGCCACTGCTCTTGTCAAGGGCCAGGTCGAACTCGATGAGGACGGATACATCGCTACCAAGCCCGGTACCAGCTTTACCAGCGTTGAGGGTGTTTTTGCTTGCGGTGACGTCCAGGACAAGCGCTACCGCCAGGCCATCACCAGTGCGGGATCTGGTTGCATTGCTGCTCTCGAGGCTGAGCGATTCATCGGCGAGTCCGAGTCAAACGAAGAGATACCCCCTGCTCACGCTAACCCCGCTCTGTAA